The genomic interval CAATTTAGCTGGGATGCGTAATGTAATTGTGCATGAATATGATCAAGTTGATCTAGATATAGTTTGGGATGTCATACAATATAAAATTCCTGATTTATTAGAAAGTTTAGATGTTATTATAGCTGAGAAAGAATAATTTTCTTGAGCTATTAAATGCGATCGCGCAGGGAACCCAACTAGAGGTTCGACAATTTGCAGCGTAACTGATGATGATCTTGCCTCCCACTACCATCACTTTTTTAACAGCGATTGCCGTAGGTCAAGTCCCATAGCGACATGGCGCTTCTCTTCTAATTCTTATCTCTATGGTGTAATTAAATCCAAGTTGGAAAAATAGGTTTCATACCGACCCTTATCTCTTGTCAAAAGAGTCATTTTTTGAACAACAGCATGAGCCCCAATATAAAAATCAGGTAGGGGTGAACGTTTAGTTCCTCTACGACGGCGGTAAGTCAAAAAACATTTACCTGCTAAAAAAAGCAGCTTGGTAAGGAAGAGGATCATAGCGAAAGTAATTTTTAGGGAGTGCAGTTTGTAATTCTTCTACTTGAGCAAAGCCAATTGAAATTTCAGCATAAATAATGGGATTAATGACTAAAGTTGATCGATTTGCGAGCTCAGTCAGCTGGGAAGCAGACCATTGAAATCATTGTTCATCTTCGGTAAATATATCTAAAATGACATTACTATCCACTAAAATGTCAGTCATATTTAGTGACGAGTCATTTCCATAATTTCATCAGTCGTTAGATTAGATGTTGCTTTACCTCTCATGGTTTCTATGAGTTTTTTTCCTACATTATTCAATGAAGAATCTTGTTTGTTGTAAATTTCTAATTTGTTATCTACAACTTGTAATTCTACTTCGGTTCCCGGCTCTAAACCCAGTTGAGAAATGATTTCTGAAGGAATCTGAATTTGTCCTTTTTGGTTGATAGTTACTTTTGACATTTTGATCGATCAGTGGCTCATTATTCTGATTCCCAGTTTACTTGATCGCGCTTTCCTTTCCCTCATCCCGATTAGGCTACTTCTCGTGCTTCGCGATCGCGCCTCTGACTAC from Cyanobacteria bacterium GSL.Bin1 carries:
- a CDS encoding AbrB/MazE/SpoVT family DNA-binding domain-containing protein, with the translated sequence MSKVTINQKGQIQIPSEIISQLGLEPGTEVELQVVDNKLEIYNKQDSSLNNVGKKLIETMRGKATSNLTTDEIMEMTRH